Genomic DNA from Urocitellus parryii isolate mUroPar1 chromosome 5, mUroPar1.hap1, whole genome shotgun sequence:
AATGGGGAGTAATCTtatcttttgagagagagagagagagagagagagagagagagagagagagagaatttttaaaaaatatttatttgtatgtggtgctgaggatcaaacccagtgcaccgctcatgccaggcaagcaccctaccgattgaaccacatccccagcccaatcttatCTTTTTATTGGCCTGGTTACTGGAACAGCTTTTCCTTCAGGCCACTCATTTGTCCTTATTCTGCGAACCCATAAGCTGAAGCAGGCCTCTTGTTCAGTGCTGAGGTGGTTGAGGTGCAGGTCCAAGGATGTGAGGACTCTAATTCATTTCAGGGATCATGGAGAGTATTCTTGAGGGACAAAGTCTGTGTGTTATAAATTTGTACTCTCCCAATGTTCTTCTATTGTatgtaaaattttgaattttacaaatatatgtttGGAATAAACACTAACCAAACATATTACAACCTTAGCAGTccatttacatgtatatatgttaatataCTTCACACAGGAGAATATCAATACAGACTATAAAGATAAGAAGTCTTTATAGTTATAAATACTATGAAGTTTTTGCTGATCTTTAACCTTGTGGAGATTTTAAAGTGAGAAACCTATAACACAGaagatgtatgtgtgtatgcacacatctAGTGGTATAGCTAGATTATTTGgttgatttattttgagtttttttgagaaaactcaatactgttttccataatggctggactaatttacattttctccaGCAGTGTATaaattttcctttccctctgcaTATTCACcagtatttgttattttactttttattttatttttttgataatagccatcctgACTTGGATGAGATGGAaatttaatgtagttttgattttcatttcccttgtgGCTAAAAATGTGgaacattgtttttgtttgtttttgtttttggtgtaacTACGGGCCATTTATACTTATATTCAGAAGTATCTATTCAacttttttgtccatttattaattggattacttgtgattttattgttaatttttttagttcattatgTATCTCGGATATTAATCTGCCAGGTAAATAgctggcaaacattttctcccattctgtagactctgtCTCTGttgattgattcctttgctgtgcagaagttttctAATTTGATGTAATCCTATATGTCAGTTCTGGTTTTTATTCCCTGAGCTACTGGCATCTGTTAAGGAAATTATCTCTACTCTATCTTGAAGTACTTCCCCTGTTTTTCCTCatagtttcaaagtttcaggccttacattaaggtctttgatagattttcagttgatttttccATAAGATGAGAGAGAAATCAGATGATTTCGATCTTCTACTGGTGGAAGTTCAActttctcagcaccacttattgAAAAGGCAGTTTTTCTCCAATCTATGCATTTGACTTTCTTGTTAAGAATAAGatggctggaggggctggggttgtggagtgcttggtagagtgcttgcctagcatgtgtgaggcactgggtttgattctcagcaccacatataaacaaataaataaataaaggtccatcaataactaataaaaaaatattttttttaaaaaaataataagatggcTACAGCTTTGTGAGTTTATTCCTGGGTCCTCTATTCTATTCCTTGgtctttttgtctatttttatgccaataccatgctatttgtgttactatggctctgtagtatattttgaaattgggtaTTGAGATGTCCTCTGacattgttctttttgctcaggattgctttggcaattTGGGTTCTTagtgcttccatatgaattttaggatagtTTTTCCTAGGTTTTGTaaagaatgttattggtattttgatggtgactgcattgaatctgtaggtcaCTTTTGGTGGTAGGACCTTTTCAACAATATTTACATTTCCAATCTGTGAACATAGGattcttttctgtcttctagcatcctcttcaatattttataatttaaattgttGACCTCCTCAGTTAGGTTTATTCCTGGGTATTTAAGaaaggttattgtgaatgagaatgttttcctgatttctttctcagtgagtTTATTGTTGGTGCACAGGAAAGCTGCCATTTTCTGTTCAATTTGTATCCTGCTGAATTTGCTTATCACTTCTAAGAGATTTTTGGTGGAATCTTTACAGttttctaggtacagaatcatataaacaaagataatctattttccttttttcctaagtttatgccttttacttctttctcttaaCCAATTGCTTTGGCTAAAGTTTCCAGTGCTATTGAgtaagagtggtgagagtggacaccCTTGTCTCATTACTGATTTTAGAAGAAACACTTTCAGGTTTTCCTCTTTAGTATGATGTGAACAATGGATTTGCCACACATAGCATTTATTAGGTTGAGTTAGGATCCTTCTATATCTAGTTTATTCATGACTTTTACCATAAAGGGATGATGAATTTTATTGAAGAgttttctgcatttgttgagatAATTGTGTGATTGTATCTTCGATTCTATTTATATTGTGCATTTCAggtattgatttgcatatgttgaaccaatcttgcatcactggaatgaaaccaacttgatcatggtgtatgagTTTTTAATATGATGTTGAActcaattttcaagtatatattttatttcttgtgtccTTATTaagttttggtatcagagtaatTCTgttttcatagaatgaatttggaaaaattactttcctttctattttatggaatagtttgaggagcATTTGTATTAGCTTTTCTTTAGAGACCTGGTAAAATTCAGTTGTGAATCTGTTCAGTCCTTGTGATTTCTTTATTGGGAAGTGGGAACTAATGCATGGAGtcctgcatacatggcatatgttaagggcatctgagtggcaaatCACTTCCCTGGTGCTAGGTGCAGGAGTGGCAAACTGCCTACCCTGTATGCACAGCCCTTGGCGTGAGGTCATGCGTTGCAGTCCAGGTACTTGCTCCAGGGTTCATTGATTGGTCGCTATAAGGACAGTTGGCAAGacattgtattggtggctgcctataatctgcctagctactgccctagtatatatacatggtaactgtgcaataaaatcagaactCCTTCTAGCTTGGTCTTCAGAGTTCTTGACTCTGCAGCCACATTCTCCTCTAACttgttccgtggacctcctcgCTGAACGAGAGAGAGCCTACGCATTGGGGACTTTTTATTACTGGTCTAATCTCATTGTTTGCTACTGATCTGTTTAGGTTTTaggcttttcatttccttttgattcaATATTAGGTcagatatttcagaaatttttccattgtttttctctagattttctgatttattattttgagaattttcaaaatattccctaacaGTTCTCTGAATTTCAGTGGTGTTATACTGTCCTTTGTCtcttaatttatttgtttgctttttctctttttccctctcctctttggGTTACTTTGTTTCagtatttgtcaattttgtttttctttgcaaagaacAAACTCTTTGTTTTACTGATCCTTTAACTTGCTGTTTTATTCcctatttcagctctgatctttatactttcttttcttctactgattttgggtttggtttgttcttgtttctctGAAGCCTTGAGATTCAtcattgggttatttatttgagatttctATTTTTCCAATGTAGGCACTTACTGCTACAAACTTACCTTTTATAAATGCtgtcattgtgtcccatagattctgattagttgtgtttccattttcacttaattctaataattaaaaaatttcccTCTTATTTCTTTTGTGTCCTACTGCTTATTCAAAAATATGACTCAATTTTCACGTGTTTGTATAACTTCAGTAGTttctcttgctgttgatttctaatttcattccattacaaTCTATTAAGatacaagaaaatatttcagcTTTTTTTGGTATGTATTAAAATTTGCTTTATGGCCTAAAATgtgacatattttaaagaaagattcatATGCTaatgaaaacaatatgtattCTATAGcttttggatgaaatattctgcaGATATCTGTTAAGTCTATTTGGTCTATAGGGTAACTTAACTtgatatttgtttacttttttttgccTAGATGATTGTTTTATTGGTAAGAATGGCAAGTGGGGGCCTATCTTTCTATGTCCTGTAGAATTTGTTTTACATAATTAGATCCTCTGATGTCAgtgcatgtatatttataatcattatattttcttgatgttttccCTCATTTATTTAAGTGTAGtgactttctttctcttctgatttGGCTCAAAGTCTATTTTGTCAGATATGAGTGTTGCTATATCTGCTTGCTTTTGGATTCTATTTGATTGacatatcattcttctttatttcattttcagtctgtgtatatctttgCTGATGAGGTGAGTTTCTTGCAAACAGCAAATGGTTGGTTCTTGTTTTCTAATTCAGTCAGCTAGCCTGCATCTTTCAATTGGAAAATtcagaccatttacattcaaagtTTTCTTATTGGAGGAAATGTActaatttctgttattttgttttctttgttcattttgaaaattttatgtttatatcttTCTTACTCATCATAGAGGTTTGATGGCTTATTGAAATAGTCATTtttattctctcctttttcttatttacttagcTACTCTTTTATTGAGATTTATTCTTTCCAATGCTTTTGTTGTGCTTATCTTGCTACTTCATCTGCATGTAggatttctttgattattttctataatacTAATTTAGTGGCCATGAatcctttttgtttattcttgttttgaaaggtatatatatatatatatatatatatatatatatattctgaaaggTAACTGCTAGATATAGTAATCTACATTGCAGTGAATTTCTTTCAGGATTTGGAACATATCACTCCAAGTCCTCCTATCCTTTAGATTTCCCATTGAGAAATCTACTGTTAATATGATGGGCTTGCTTTTACATGTGACTTGGTGTAAGCAGTACTTTGTAGTTTtcaatattctttgttttatttttgatagtataatatgtcaaggtgtaatggaaagttttttttctcatcatttctaTTTTAGGTTCTAAATATCCCCAGTACCTGAATATTCATGTTCCCAAGATTTGGGATATTTTCAGCTAAGCTTCTGAGTCAATTTTCTGTGAGTTAGCCTGCAACTCTCTCCTTCATCTACACCCATAATTCTTTGGTTGATTGTTTATTGTCCCATTGGTCTTTTATgttctgttcattcttttttatttaagtatttattatcATCTAAATAATAAAGTCCATTTGCCAGTTCATAGACATTACCTTCAAgccctgatgttctttcttccttggATCTAGACTATTGATGAAGCTTTCAACTGAGTGTTTCATTTGACTTCCTGagtttcatttccaagatttctgtctGACTCTTTTTCAGAATGTTCACCTTCttattgaattgatttttgaTATCTTGTGTTGTCTTCCTCAGCTATTTATTTGAATCTTCTTTGAGTTAATTGATCATTTTAACAatcaaatttttgaattttttgtccTGCATTTCATCCTCTTCTACATGTATAGATTCAGTTATTGGTGAGTTACAAGCTTTTGGAGGAGTCATGTTgccttttttgtttctgtttctggtgttaacttttttctgattttttaattgatattattttttaaaatacatgacagcggaatgcattacaattcttattacacatatagagtacagtttttcatatctctggttgtatacaaagtaggtTGACactcaattcgtgtcttcatacatgtactttggataatgatgtccatcacattccaccatccttgctaatctcctgcctcctcccttactctgccttccctcttccctatctagaattcatctattcctcccatgctccctcttcctatcccactatgaatcagcctccttatatcaaagaaaacattcagcaccttttttttgggggggattggctaacttcacttagcattattttctccaatgccattcatttacctgcaaatgccatgattttattctcttttattgctaagtaatattccattgtgtatacataccacattttttgtatccattcatccactaaagagcatctaggttggctccacagtttagctattatgaattgtgctgctataaacattgatatggctgtgtccctgtagtatgctatttttaaatcctttgggtatagtccaaggagagagatagctgggtcaaatggtggttccattcccagctttccaaggaatctccatactgctttccatgttggctgcaccaatttgcagtcccaccagcaatgtatgagtgtacctttatcccccacatcctctccaacattattgttgttgttttcataatggctgccattctgactgaagtgagatggtatcttagagtagttttgatttgcatttctctgattgctagagatgatgagcattttttcatatatttgttgattgattgtatatcctcttttgagaagtgtctgttcaggtccttggcccatttgttgattgggctatttattttttttgtacttagctttttgagttctttatataccctagagattaatgctctgtctgacgtgtgaggggtaaagattgctcccaggatgtaggctctctgttcacctcacagattgtttcttttgctgagaagaaactttttagtttgattccattccatttattgattcttggttttaattcttgtgctatagaagtcttattaaggaggtTGGGGcataatcccacatgatggagattagggcctactttttcttctatgagacgcagcatctctggtttaattcctaggtccttgatccattttgagttaagttttgtgcatggtgagagatatgggtttaatttcattttgttgcgtatggatttccagttttcccaacaacatttgttgaagatgctatcttttctccagtgcatgtttgtggcacctttgtctaatataagataattgtaattttgtgggttagtctctgtgtcctctattctgtactattggtctaccagtctttTTTGGtcccaataccatgctgtttttgttactaatgctctgtagtatattttaaggccTGGTagagtgatgccatctgctttgCTCCTCCTGCTAAGGactgttttagctattctgggtctcttattttttcagatgaatttcatgattgctttttatatttctatgaggaatgtcattgggattttgattgaaattgcattaaatctgtatagtgcttttggtagtatggtcattttgataatattaaatttgcctatccaagagcaaggtagatctttccatcttctaaggtatgctttgatttctctctttatggttctgtagttttcattgtatagatctttcacctccttccttaagttgattcccaagagtctaattttttttgaggttattgtgaatggggtagttttcctcatttccttctcagaggatttgttactgatatataaaaatgcctttgcctttgacttatgggtgttgattttatatcctgctactttgctgaattcatttactagttcttgaagttttctggtggagttttttgggtgttctaggtatagaatcatatagtcagcaaatagtgctaatttaagttcttcttttcctatacatatccctttgattcCTTTTgtatgtctaattgctctagccagtgtttcaagaactatgttaaatagaagt
This window encodes:
- the LOC113199224 gene encoding taste receptor type 2 member 125-like, producing MHHSAKGSRDASTVAHVKALQSVITFLLLYVIFFISLLVEISFPSGHSFVLILRTHKLKQASCSVLRWLRCRSKDVRTLIHFRDHGEYS